The proteins below come from a single Gordonia pseudamarae genomic window:
- a CDS encoding metal-sulfur cluster assembly factor: MTDETITAGDTATDTADGAGPGEVSTALPSLDDVEEAMRDVVDPELGINVVDLGLVYGLNVTDDAVAKIDMTLTSAACPLTDVIEDQARTALVGSGLCTDLEINWVWLPPWGPDKITDDGREQLRALGFTV; this comes from the coding sequence ATGACCGACGAGACGATCACCGCGGGGGACACGGCCACCGACACGGCCGATGGTGCCGGGCCCGGTGAGGTGAGCACCGCGCTGCCGAGTCTGGACGATGTCGAGGAGGCGATGCGCGATGTGGTCGACCCCGAGTTGGGCATCAACGTCGTTGATCTGGGACTGGTGTACGGATTGAATGTCACCGACGACGCCGTCGCCAAGATCGATATGACGTTGACCTCGGCGGCGTGCCCGCTGACCGATGTCATCGAGGACCAGGCACGGACGGCGCTCGTCGGGAGCGGGCTGTGCACCGACCTGGAGATCAATTGGGTGTGGCTGCCGCCGTGGGGCCCGGACAAGATCACCGATGACGGCCGTGAACAGCTCCGGGCACTCGGTTTCACCGTCTGA
- a CDS encoding SufS family cysteine desulfurase, which translates to MTTSPETVAAASTTALDIDRIRADFPILSRTVRDGRPLVYLDSGATSQRPLQVLDAERAFVTTCNAAVHRGAHQLAEEATDAYEGAREKIARFVGVGAEEIVFTKNATESLNLVTYTLGDDRGAAVFGGKALGPGDTVVITELEHHANLVPWQELCRRTGATLRWFGVTDDGRIDLDSLELDNTVKVVAFTHQSNVTGAVADVAELVRRSRAVGALVVLDACQSVPHMAVDFAALDVDFAAFSGHKMFGPSGVGVLYGKAALLAALPPFITGGSMIETVSMEVSTYAPPPQRFEAGVPMTSQVVGLGAAVDYLDAIGMDVLAAHEQALTERALGLLGGIDGVRIVGPGTTRRRGGAVSFVVDGIHAHDLGQILDDEGVAIRVGHHCAWPLHKRFGVAATARASFAAYNTLAEVDTLAEAIVKAQNFFGAR; encoded by the coding sequence GTGACCACATCGCCCGAGACGGTGGCCGCCGCGAGCACCACCGCCCTCGACATCGACCGCATCCGGGCCGATTTCCCGATCCTGTCCAGGACCGTCCGGGACGGAAGACCGTTGGTGTACCTGGACTCCGGGGCCACCTCGCAGCGGCCGCTCCAGGTGCTCGACGCCGAACGTGCCTTTGTGACCACATGCAACGCGGCGGTTCACCGGGGTGCGCACCAGCTGGCCGAGGAGGCGACCGACGCCTACGAGGGTGCGCGCGAGAAGATCGCGCGCTTCGTCGGGGTGGGTGCAGAGGAGATCGTGTTCACCAAGAACGCGACCGAATCGCTGAACCTGGTGACCTACACGCTGGGCGATGACCGCGGTGCGGCCGTGTTCGGCGGCAAGGCGCTCGGTCCGGGCGATACCGTGGTGATCACCGAACTTGAGCATCACGCCAATCTTGTTCCGTGGCAGGAGCTCTGCCGCCGTACGGGCGCCACACTGCGCTGGTTCGGGGTCACCGACGACGGGCGCATCGACCTTGATTCGCTGGAACTGGACAACACCGTCAAGGTGGTCGCCTTCACGCACCAGTCGAATGTGACCGGTGCGGTGGCCGATGTCGCCGAACTCGTCCGGCGCTCCCGCGCGGTCGGTGCGCTGGTGGTGCTCGACGCGTGCCAGTCGGTGCCGCACATGGCCGTCGATTTCGCCGCTCTCGACGTCGATTTCGCCGCGTTCTCCGGGCACAAGATGTTCGGACCGTCCGGGGTGGGCGTGCTCTACGGCAAGGCCGCGCTGCTGGCCGCGTTGCCGCCGTTCATCACCGGTGGATCGATGATCGAGACGGTGTCGATGGAGGTGTCCACCTACGCACCGCCGCCGCAGCGTTTCGAGGCGGGCGTGCCGATGACCTCGCAGGTGGTGGGGCTCGGCGCTGCCGTCGACTACCTCGACGCCATCGGAATGGACGTGCTCGCCGCGCACGAGCAGGCGCTCACCGAACGCGCACTGGGACTGCTCGGCGGGATCGACGGCGTACGCATCGTCGGTCCGGGCACCACGCGGCGGCGCGGGGGTGCGGTCTCGTTCGTGGTCGACGGTATCCACGCACACGATCTGGGTCAGATCCTCGACGACGAGGGCGTGGCGATCCGGGTCGGACACCACTGCGCCTGGCCGCTGCACAAGCGGTTCGGGGTCGCGGCCACCGCACGGGCCTCGTTCGCCGCCTACAACACGCTCGCCGAGGTCGACACCCTGGCCGAGGCGATCGTCAAGGCCCAGAACTTCTTCGGGGCGCGCTGA
- the sufU gene encoding Fe-S cluster assembly sulfur transfer protein SufU — protein MRMEQMYQDVILDHYKHPHGRGLRDPFVAEVHHVNPTCGDEVTLRVTLSADGQQVADVSYDGQGCSISQASTSVLYDQLVGLHIAEALATVNSFSAMMTSRGTDDGDEDVIGDGIAFAGVSKYPARVKCALLGWLAFKDALAQGVEAKETAS, from the coding sequence ATGCGCATGGAACAGATGTACCAGGACGTGATCCTGGACCACTACAAGCACCCGCACGGGCGGGGCCTGCGCGACCCGTTTGTCGCCGAGGTCCATCACGTCAACCCGACGTGCGGCGACGAGGTGACCTTGCGCGTCACTCTGTCCGCCGACGGACAGCAGGTGGCCGACGTGTCCTACGACGGGCAGGGCTGCTCGATCTCGCAGGCCTCGACGTCGGTCCTGTACGACCAGTTGGTGGGCCTGCACATCGCCGAGGCGCTGGCCACGGTCAACTCGTTCTCGGCGATGATGACCTCACGCGGCACGGACGACGGTGACGAGGACGTGATCGGCGACGGTATAGCGTTCGCCGGTGTCAGCAAGTACCCGGCGCGCGTCAAATGCGCACTGCTGGGCTGGCTCGCATTCAAGGACGCACTGGCGCAGGGTGTCGAGGCAAAGGAGACAGCATCATGA